From the genome of bacterium, one region includes:
- the bamA gene encoding outer membrane protein assembly factor BamA, translating into MSLSRIKFVLFAIVLCVAGAVHAQDRLRVLGISIEGNETTDVGLIRAHSGMAVGKDISGDDIQSAIRQLWKLNLFSDVRIIEERSAADGVYLRIDVKEYRRLDRVDVKGNRKLKGEDLTKLLTLSNGQVVRPADVTRLKEALADKYEEMGYLLAEIQIEQDTLESNGRLRVDVDIREGDRVKVRRVEFEGNTAFTDKKLRKKIRTTKKTFFRSGEYKREKIEEDKQGLAAFYQEQGYRDVEIVGDTAVYTPDRRGLVLTYRLSEGPIYKYGAFSWEGQRLFTVDELSEKLRVRSGDRYNRTEFDRSLADIGSKYYDRGYIYASVTPAETVRDSQVVDIVFQVTEGSEFKVNQIYVTGNTKTKEKVIRRELVLYPGETFDVSKLRRSIREVTILNYFANVVPDVVPISDNLVDLYIDVEEKSTDQANVSAGYSQRDGFIGSVGFQMNNLLGNGQQFGLDWNFGKVYRSFSISFTEPWFRNTRTLLGFSFFDTHRGGSYYGFDEDIIGGTVRVGRRLRWPDDYFRIDYIYRLDRTKYSNFTEDFRVSNPRDLVEDEARVSSGLTQLITRDSRNEAEFPSLGSVNTLRMEMTGGPLFGDDQFFKTELGTQWYSPLLGGLVLMSDTKVGAVEQLSGSQRDIPYFDYFFMGGSGLSLGTSLRGYDEREVGPQRAGFPVGGKTMFKQSLELRYPIVRNPTIYMLGFAEGGNVWSRFEDTNPGDLRRSVGLGARLFMPFIGMIGLDYGFGFDYYDERGIRSGKWLPHFQFGRTF; encoded by the coding sequence ATGAGTTTGAGCAGGATAAAGTTCGTCTTGTTTGCGATCGTTCTGTGTGTGGCCGGCGCGGTACATGCGCAGGATCGGCTCCGTGTGCTCGGCATCTCAATAGAGGGCAACGAGACCACGGACGTTGGTCTGATCCGTGCACATTCGGGGATGGCGGTCGGCAAGGACATTAGCGGCGATGATATCCAGAGCGCCATCCGCCAATTGTGGAAGCTGAACCTGTTCAGCGACGTGCGCATAATCGAAGAGCGCAGCGCCGCCGACGGGGTCTATTTGCGAATAGACGTCAAGGAATACCGTCGACTTGATCGAGTGGATGTGAAGGGTAATCGTAAGCTAAAGGGTGAGGACCTAACGAAGCTGCTGACCTTGTCGAACGGCCAAGTCGTGCGGCCCGCAGATGTTACGCGGTTAAAGGAAGCGTTGGCCGACAAGTATGAAGAGATGGGGTACTTATTGGCCGAGATTCAGATTGAGCAAGATACGCTTGAAAGCAACGGCCGTTTGCGCGTAGACGTGGATATCCGCGAAGGTGATCGGGTTAAAGTGCGACGCGTCGAGTTCGAGGGCAACACGGCGTTCACAGACAAAAAACTGCGCAAAAAGATTCGCACGACCAAGAAGACATTTTTCCGATCGGGTGAATATAAGCGCGAGAAGATTGAAGAAGACAAACAGGGTCTGGCGGCTTTCTACCAGGAACAGGGCTATCGCGACGTGGAGATAGTCGGCGACACGGCGGTCTATACGCCCGATCGGCGCGGCCTTGTTCTAACCTATCGGTTGAGCGAAGGACCGATCTACAAATACGGCGCGTTTTCCTGGGAAGGCCAACGGCTGTTTACGGTGGACGAATTGAGCGAGAAGCTGCGTGTGCGGTCCGGTGACCGTTACAACCGAACGGAATTTGACCGCAGTTTGGCGGATATTGGATCGAAGTACTACGATCGCGGCTACATTTATGCGAGCGTCACGCCGGCCGAGACGGTTCGCGACAGCCAGGTCGTGGACATCGTTTTCCAAGTGACGGAGGGCAGCGAGTTTAAGGTCAATCAGATTTACGTCACGGGGAATACAAAAACCAAAGAGAAGGTCATTCGCCGGGAGTTGGTTCTCTATCCGGGTGAGACTTTTGACGTGTCCAAGTTGCGCCGCTCGATTCGTGAAGTTACCATTCTGAATTATTTTGCGAATGTCGTTCCGGATGTCGTGCCCATCTCGGACAATCTGGTAGACCTGTATATTGATGTTGAAGAAAAATCTACCGATCAGGCGAACGTGTCGGCGGGTTACAGCCAGCGCGACGGGTTCATTGGTTCCGTTGGTTTTCAGATGAACAACTTGCTGGGTAATGGCCAGCAGTTTGGCCTGGACTGGAATTTTGGCAAGGTCTATCGGTCATTCTCCATCAGTTTCACAGAGCCGTGGTTCCGCAACACGAGGACGCTGTTGGGTTTCAGTTTTTTTGACACTCATCGCGGCGGAAGCTACTACGGATTTGATGAGGACATCATCGGCGGCACTGTGCGCGTTGGACGGCGGCTGCGCTGGCCGGACGATTATTTCCGAATTGACTACATCTACCGCCTGGACCGGACGAAATATTCGAATTTCACGGAGGATTTCCGGGTAAGCAACCCTCGCGACCTCGTGGAAGACGAGGCGCGCGTGTCGTCAGGGCTCACGCAGTTGATTACGCGCGACAGCCGAAATGAAGCGGAATTCCCATCGTTGGGCTCTGTCAACACTCTGCGCATGGAAATGACAGGCGGTCCGCTGTTTGGAGATGACCAGTTTTTCAAGACTGAGTTGGGGACGCAATGGTATTCACCGCTGCTTGGCGGCTTGGTCTTGATGTCGGACACGAAAGTTGGCGCGGTTGAACAGTTGAGTGGAAGTCAGCGAGATATTCCTTACTTCGACTACTTTTTCATGGGTGGTTCGGGCTTGTCTTTGGGGACGAGCTTGCGCGGCTATGACGAGCGGGAAGTAGGCCCCCAACGAGCGGGATTTCCGGTCGGTGGCAAGACGATGTTTAAACAATCGCTCGAACTGCGCTATCCGATTGTGCGCAATCCGACGATCTACATGCTTGGCTTTGCCGAAGGTGGCAACGTGTGGTCGCGGTTTGAGGATACTAATCCGGGCGACCTGCGACGGTCGGTGGGTCTCGGGGCGCGTCTGTTCATGCCCTTCATCGGCATGATCGGCCTTGATTATGGATTCGGCTTTGATTACTACGACGAGCGCGGCATTCGTTCGGGCAAGTGGCTGCCGCATTTTCAGTTTGGCAGAACATTCTGA